The sequence below is a genomic window from Blastococcus sp. Marseille-P5729.
CCGGACGACGCCCGCACATGATCAGCCCACCGTCAAGCCCACTCAGGTCCCGCCCACCTCGGCGACCTAGCCCACCGCCCAGCGCATCGTGGCGGTGAGCCTCCCTTCACGTCGGTCCAAGGCCAGCAAGCCGCCGAAGACCCCCGACGGCTCGATGACGCTCGTCGAGCACCTCAGCGAGCTCCGCTCGCGCATCTTCAAGTCGCTGCTGTTCATCGCGCTCGGCGCCGTCGTCGGGTTCATCTGGTATGACCACGGTCTACTGGACTTCCTCAAGCAGCCCTATTGCGCCATCCCCGAGGAGATGCGCTTCCCCAACGAGGGCTGCCAGCTGATCTTCCTCGACCCTGCGGGCGGTCTGCTGCTGCGCCTGAAGGTGTCCTTCCTCGTCGGCGTGATCATCTCCGCGCCGTTCTGGCTCTATCAGCTGTGGGCATTCGTCACCCCGGGCCTGCACAAGAACGAACGCCGGTGGAGCATCACGTTCGTCGCGGCGTCCACGACGCTGTTCGCCCTCGGCACGGTGTGCGCATGGCTGACGATCCAGGCCGGCTTGCAGATCCTCCTGGGGCTTGCCGGCGACGGGGTCACGTCGGCGCTCACTGCGCCCGAGTATCTCAACTTCGTCATCATGATCGCGTTCGTGTTCGGCGTGAGCTTCGAGATCCCGCTGCTCATCGTGATGCTGAACCTCGTCGGGGTGCTGGGCTACGAGACCTTGAAGAGGTCCCGTCGCTGGCTGATCTTCCTCACCTTCGTCTTCGCGGCCCTGATCACGCCGACCCAGGACCCCTTCTCGATGCTGATGATGGCGGTGCCGATGGTGCTGCTGTTCGAGGGCGCGATTCAGTTCGCCCGCGTCCACGACAAACGGGCCGCCAAGCGCGCGGCGGAGGACGGCATCGCAGCCGTCGACGACGACGAGCCGTCACCACTTGATGCGCGCCCGTCCGTGCTGGACACCACGCCGTCGCCGATCGACGAGACCGCGCCAGATGACCGCCCGGCCGCGGCGCACACGCCGATCCACCCGGACGACGCGAGGACTCGCTAAGCGCGCCGCCTCGGCGCCCGAGATGGGTACGCTCGGGCCATGGACAGCCCCGCCGCGGCCTTCGCGCGCGCCGCCCGCCGCAGCCGGTATCCCCATCTGAACGAGTTCGCCGCCATGCTGTCGTTCGAGCTCGACGAGTTCCAGATCACGGCCTGCCAGTCGCTCGAGGACGGGCACGGCGTCCTCGTGTGCGCCCCGACCGGCGCCGGCAAGACCGTCGTCGGCGAGTTCGCCGTCCACCTCGCGCTGGCCCGCGGACAGGGCTGCGCCTACACCGCGCCCATCAAGGCCCTGTCGAACCAGAAGTACGCCGACCTGGTCCGCCGCCACGGCAGCCACAACGTGGGCCTGCTGACCGGAGATAACTCCATCAACCCGCACGCTCCGATCCTCGTGATGACAACCGAGGTGCTGCGCAACATGCTGTACGTCGGCAGCGACACCGTGGACCGGCTGGGATTTGTCGTGATGGACGAGG
It includes:
- the tatC gene encoding twin-arginine translocase subunit TatC is translated as MSLPSRRSKASKPPKTPDGSMTLVEHLSELRSRIFKSLLFIALGAVVGFIWYDHGLLDFLKQPYCAIPEEMRFPNEGCQLIFLDPAGGLLLRLKVSFLVGVIISAPFWLYQLWAFVTPGLHKNERRWSITFVAASTTLFALGTVCAWLTIQAGLQILLGLAGDGVTSALTAPEYLNFVIMIAFVFGVSFEIPLLIVMLNLVGVLGYETLKRSRRWLIFLTFVFAALITPTQDPFSMLMMAVPMVLLFEGAIQFARVHDKRAAKRAAEDGIAAVDDDEPSPLDARPSVLDTTPSPIDETAPDDRPAAAHTPIHPDDARTR